A genomic window from Candidatus Dormiibacterota bacterium includes:
- the ilvC gene encoding ketol-acid reductoisomerase: protein MNIFYEKDAEPGRLRGKRIAVLGYGSQGHAHALNLKEGGHTVAVGLKPGSASRAKAEGAGLSVMDTAEAALWGDIVMMLVPDELAPETYEKEVAQGLRAGKHFAVAHGFSIHFRKIVPPKDVNVFMVAPKAPGHLVRHEFTKGAGVPMLMAAHQDPSGDTRAVALAYACAIGGGRAGVIETTFKDETETDLFGEQAVLCGGLSALITAGFETLVEAGYPPEMAYFECLHEMKLIVDLIYEGGITNMRYSVSNTAEYGDLTRGPRIVTDETRRVMRELLAGVQSGAFADEWMAEHKAGKPNFKRLEAAGREHLIERVGERLRGMMPWLGKNRLVDRSRN from the coding sequence GGGGCACGCGCACGCCCTCAACCTGAAGGAAGGCGGTCACACCGTCGCCGTCGGCCTGAAGCCGGGCAGCGCCTCGCGCGCCAAGGCCGAGGGGGCGGGTCTCTCCGTGATGGACACCGCCGAGGCGGCGCTCTGGGGCGACATCGTCATGATGCTCGTCCCGGACGAGCTGGCTCCGGAGACGTACGAGAAGGAGGTCGCGCAGGGGCTGCGCGCCGGCAAGCACTTCGCCGTCGCCCACGGCTTTTCGATCCACTTCAGGAAGATCGTCCCGCCGAAGGACGTGAACGTCTTCATGGTGGCGCCGAAAGCGCCCGGGCATCTCGTGCGGCACGAGTTCACCAAGGGGGCCGGGGTGCCGATGCTCATGGCGGCGCACCAGGATCCCTCCGGGGACACGCGGGCGGTGGCCCTGGCCTACGCCTGCGCCATCGGCGGCGGCCGGGCCGGCGTCATCGAGACGACCTTCAAGGACGAGACCGAGACCGATCTGTTCGGCGAGCAGGCGGTCCTGTGCGGCGGGCTGTCGGCTCTGATCACCGCCGGCTTCGAGACGCTGGTCGAGGCGGGTTACCCGCCGGAGATGGCCTACTTCGAGTGCCTGCACGAGATGAAGCTGATCGTCGACCTGATCTACGAGGGCGGCATCACGAACATGCGCTACTCGGTGAGCAACACCGCGGAGTACGGCGACCTGACGCGCGGACCGCGCATCGTGACCGACGAGACACGCAGGGTGATGCGCGAGCTCCTCGCCGGCGTCCAGTCGGGGGCATTCGCCGACGAGTGGATGGCGGAGCACAAGGCCGGCAAGCCGAACTTCAAGCGGCTCGAGGCGGCCGGCAGGGAGCACCTCATCGAGAGGGTGGGGGAGAGGCTGCGCGGCATGATGCCCTGGCTGGGGAAGAACCGTCTGGTCGACAGGAGCAGGAACTGA
- a CDS encoding branched-chain amino acid transaminase, whose translation MGDEASVLEKAEGLLPGRLHAGREAHAPWVWVNGDFVRTEELRLHYFSHALHYGSGVFEGIRCYETSAGPAVFRLRDHMERLLASARVYGLNLAHTAADLGAAALETVRRNGATNAYIRPLVYFGEGPIHLTPSSRCPTEVFIALRSLGTYLGEEGQVLGVKVILSSWRKFDRSMLPPTVKGCGHYTNSILAAQEAAAKGAAEAILLNADGSVAEATGENVFFVKNGLLTTNGDASNILPGITRDTVLRLATDLDMPAVVRPFRPEDLLGADEVFLTGTAAEVTPVAAIDGRPVPCSGEGVTARLQKAYFDTVRGLGARSAQWLSHA comes from the coding sequence ATGGGCGACGAGGCGTCGGTGCTCGAGAAAGCGGAGGGTCTTCTCCCGGGGCGGCTGCACGCCGGCCGCGAGGCGCACGCTCCGTGGGTGTGGGTGAACGGCGATTTCGTGCGCACGGAGGAGCTCCGGCTCCACTATTTCAGCCACGCCCTGCACTACGGCAGCGGCGTGTTCGAGGGAATCCGCTGCTACGAAACGTCCGCCGGGCCCGCCGTCTTCCGCCTGCGCGATCACATGGAGCGCCTGCTGGCCTCGGCGCGGGTGTACGGCCTGAACCTCGCGCACACGGCGGCCGATCTGGGCGCGGCGGCCCTGGAGACCGTGCGCCGCAACGGCGCGACCAACGCCTACATCCGGCCGCTGGTGTACTTCGGCGAGGGGCCGATCCATCTGACGCCGAGCAGCCGCTGCCCGACCGAGGTGTTCATCGCCCTCCGCTCGCTGGGGACGTACCTGGGCGAGGAGGGGCAGGTGCTCGGGGTGAAGGTGATCCTGTCGTCCTGGAGGAAGTTCGATCGCTCCATGCTGCCGCCCACGGTCAAGGGGTGCGGCCATTACACGAACTCGATCCTGGCGGCGCAGGAGGCCGCCGCGAAGGGCGCCGCCGAGGCGATCCTCCTGAACGCCGACGGCAGCGTGGCGGAGGCGACGGGAGAGAACGTGTTCTTCGTCAAGAACGGATTGCTCACGACCAACGGCGACGCCTCGAACATCCTGCCGGGGATCACGCGCGACACGGTCCTCAGGCTGGCCACCGACCTGGACATGCCCGCCGTCGTCCGGCCGTTCCGGCCGGAGGATCTCCTGGGGGCCGACGAGGTCTTCCTCACCGGCACCGCCGCCGAGGTGACGCCGGTCGCGGCGATCGACGGCCGGCCCGTTCCCTGCTCGGGGGAGGGGGTCACCGCGCGGCTGCAGAAGGCCTACTTCGACACCGTGCGCGGGCTCGGCGCCCGATCCGCGCAGTGGCTCTCCCATGCCTGA
- the cimA gene encoding citramalate synthase: MPEILKPIPAAVPEYDDGGGDAPARGEVEIYDTTLRDGAQSEEISYSVDDKLKILRALDRLGVRFVEGGWPGANPKDLEFFERAGREVLANTRLCAFGSTRRARGRVGEDAGLRTVLSAGTAWVTIFGKSWDHHVREALRTTLEENLAMISDSVLFLKEAGRRVIYDAEHFFDGYRANPEYALLTLLAAAESGADRIVLCDTNGGALPDQVRAAFIVARSRLGSKPLGIHAHNDGELAVSNSLAAVAAGAAHVQGTINGYGERCGNANLCSVIPNLELKLGLRCLPAGSLPRLTATSRCVGEVANRTPNGHQPFVGRSAFAHKAGIHVSAIERTSRAYEHIDPARVGNETRVLVSDQMGASNVLNRARALGIDLSGHPETMRLLVERVKELEYTGYQFENAEGSFTLLVLEALERRPRFFTLVDYRVLLTAAGSPEATVRVRVGDGENHAVSLGVGPAHALDLALRHALAGAFPEIGELKLVDFKVRILDGHDGTAARTRVHIEMGDAERTWSTTGVDPDIIAATIHALVEGYEYGLLLRRTAGVLSTGAPSVAASGNVTLQPRGEGRLPIVILNEIDPGRSEIGA; the protein is encoded by the coding sequence ATGCCTGAGATCCTGAAGCCGATCCCGGCCGCAGTGCCGGAGTACGACGACGGCGGGGGGGATGCCCCGGCCCGGGGAGAGGTCGAGATCTACGACACCACTCTGCGGGACGGCGCGCAGTCGGAGGAGATCTCCTACTCGGTCGACGACAAGCTGAAGATCCTGCGCGCCCTCGACCGCCTGGGGGTGCGCTTCGTGGAGGGCGGCTGGCCGGGCGCCAATCCCAAGGACCTGGAGTTCTTCGAGAGAGCGGGGCGCGAGGTGCTCGCGAACACGCGGCTGTGCGCCTTCGGATCCACGCGCCGTGCGCGCGGCCGGGTCGGAGAGGACGCCGGGCTGCGGACGGTCCTGTCGGCCGGGACGGCCTGGGTCACGATCTTCGGAAAGTCGTGGGACCACCACGTGCGCGAGGCCCTGCGCACGACGCTCGAGGAGAACCTGGCGATGATCTCCGACAGCGTGCTCTTCCTGAAGGAGGCCGGGCGGCGGGTCATCTACGACGCCGAGCACTTCTTCGACGGCTACCGGGCCAACCCGGAATACGCCCTGCTCACCCTCCTGGCGGCCGCCGAGTCCGGCGCCGATCGGATCGTCCTGTGCGACACCAACGGCGGGGCGCTTCCGGACCAGGTGCGCGCCGCGTTCATCGTGGCGCGCTCGCGGCTGGGGTCGAAGCCGCTCGGGATCCACGCGCACAACGACGGTGAGCTGGCGGTGTCCAACAGCCTCGCGGCCGTCGCGGCCGGCGCCGCGCACGTGCAGGGTACGATCAACGGCTACGGGGAGCGCTGCGGCAACGCCAACCTCTGCTCGGTGATCCCGAACCTCGAGCTGAAGCTGGGGCTGCGCTGCCTGCCGGCCGGGTCGCTCCCTCGCCTGACCGCGACTTCGCGCTGCGTCGGGGAGGTGGCGAACCGCACTCCGAACGGTCACCAGCCGTTCGTCGGGCGCAGCGCCTTCGCGCACAAGGCCGGCATCCACGTCAGCGCCATCGAGAGGACGAGCCGCGCGTACGAGCACATCGATCCGGCGCGGGTCGGCAACGAGACGCGCGTCCTGGTCTCCGACCAGATGGGGGCGAGCAACGTCCTCAACCGGGCGCGCGCACTCGGGATCGATCTCTCCGGCCATCCTGAGACCATGCGTCTCCTTGTCGAGCGCGTCAAGGAGCTGGAGTACACGGGCTACCAGTTCGAGAACGCCGAAGGGTCGTTCACCCTGCTCGTCCTGGAGGCGCTGGAGAGGCGGCCGCGCTTCTTCACCCTGGTGGACTACCGGGTGCTCCTGACGGCCGCGGGCTCCCCCGAGGCGACGGTGCGCGTGCGCGTGGGCGACGGGGAGAACCACGCCGTCAGCCTGGGCGTCGGACCGGCGCACGCCCTCGACCTGGCGCTCCGCCACGCCCTCGCCGGCGCCTTCCCGGAGATCGGGGAGCTGAAGCTCGTCGACTTCAAGGTGCGCATCCTGGACGGCCACGACGGGACCGCCGCCCGCACCCGCGTGCACATCGAGATGGGAGACGCGGAGAGGACCTGGAGCACGACCGGAGTCGACCCGGACATCATCGCGGCGACGATCCACGCTCTCGTCGAGGGGTACGAGTACGGTCTGCTGCTGCGGCGCACGGCCGGCGTCCTGTCCACAGGCGCCCCGAGCGTCGCCGCCTCAGGCAACGTCACGCTGCAGCCGCGCGGTGAAGGCCGGCTGCCGATCGTCATTCTCAACGAGATCGATCCGGGTCGTTCGGAGATCGGAGCCTGA